A stretch of DNA from Diospyros lotus cultivar Yz01 chromosome 14, ASM1463336v1, whole genome shotgun sequence:
AAGAGTTGGATGTAAATGGTTCTTTAAGATCAAACATAACTCTAAAGGCAATATTGAACAACATAAAGTCAAACTTATTGCCAAATGTTTTACTCAACATGATGGAATTGATTATAAAGAGACTTTTTCGCCATCTCTGAAATAGATTCTCTTAGAATCATTATGGTTTTAGTGGCTCATTATGATTTGAAATTACATCAGATAAATGTTAAAACTGTCTTTCTTAATGGGGATTTAGAGAAAGAGAATTATATGGATCAAACTGAAGGCTTTTCAATTAAAGGAAATGAACATATGGTGTGTAAGTTAAAAAAGTCAATATATAGACTTAAACAAGTCTCCCATTAATGGTATCTGAAATTTAATAATACCATCACTTCTTTTGACTTTCTGGAAAATATTGTTGATCGGTGTATATATatgaaggttagtgggagcaaatttattttttttattctatatgTTAATGATATTTTGCTTACAACTAATAGTTTTGATTTGTTACATGAAACCAAGAAATATCTCtttgagaattttgaaatgaaaaatatgggaGAGGCAACCTATGTGATAGGAATATTTCAGAATAGAAATATTCTGTGAAAAATTACTAGGATTGATAGAGTTGTCTCAAAAAGtctatattaataaaattctagagATTCAAGATGGAGTGCTCAATAAGGATAATTCCAATTCAGAAAGGAGATAAATTTAACCTTATGCAATGCCCAAAAAATGAATTGGAAtgatagaaaataagaaatattctTTATGCGTTTGTAGTTGGGAGGTTAATATATGCTCAAACTTGCACCAAACCAAACATTAGCCTTGTTGTTGGAATACTTGGTaggtataaaaataatataggtCTTGATCACTGAAAagttgcaaaaaaaaaagttctttGATACTTGTAAGGAACAAAAGATCAAATGTTCACTTACAAAAGATCCAATCATCTTGAGCTGATTGGATATTCAGATTTAGATTTTGCAAGATTTGTTGATACTAAAAAATCTTGGGTACCTGTTCCTATTAGCTGGAGTAGCAATTTCACGAAAAAATGCAAAGCAATCTATTATCACTGCATCCACTATGAATTTGAAATCGTCGCATGCTTTGAGGCCACTAATCATGGTTTATGGTTTGTGGAATTTTATTTCAGGGCTTTAGATTGTTGACAATATTGCCaaaccattgaaaatttattgtgataactCCGTAATagtatttttctctaaaaacaATAAGTATTCCAAAAGTGCTaaacatatgaaaattaaatacttAGCCGTTAAAGAAGAAGTTTAGAAACAAATATTGTTAATTGAGTATATTAACATCGATCTTACTATTGCAAATCCCATGACAAAGGGACTATCGcccaaaatatttaacaaacatgttggaTGCGTATTTTTGGGCGTCATTAGTGATAATGTAATTTGACTCTATTAAAGTTTATACATTTAACACTTTGAGTTCATTTATGTGTTTCTAATATTTCATGTTTTCTATTTGTATGCATAATTGTTTTAAATGATGTTGACAAGAATATATAGTTTTATAAGAAAGACATTGAAGTTGGACCATTATGATTATCTTTATTTAAGGTAATGTTAAGTTTAAATTTAGTGTTGTAGTACATGGATGGGATTGTGTTGAAAAAAATTGACACACAAAGTGGCACAACtcacattaatattttaacttaaaaatgacataatattatatataaccaaaatgaaaagaattttaAGTATGACATTCGTGCACATTACGTTCTTTTTATTAAATCGTAAAAGTAATATTATATGAGTCGAGTggaagaatataaaaattatcttatgGTTCACATTATAATTGATGAAAATATCtcattaaataaatgagtaacAATTATCTACTATGTTACATGGTAATTGAAGtgaatattttatcaaatatgatAGTGTTAAtttgatgaaataattaaagggtttaataagataattgattaccttaaaatttaatttggtttaGAAAATATGTATAACTCTTGatgagttttgatgataaactatttctactattataaatatGGGTTTAGTCATCTCCCTActcaatacaaaaaaataaattacaattatattttacatccatcatTAGATTGGAATTAAACGAGAGAAACCAAATTTTGGCTATTTTTGTCATCAACCAGCAATTTCCTTTACAAGCTTAATTTATAATGGATCAAGgtatgcttttatcatattacGTGAATTACAGTTCTACGATTTATAGGCATGATGATTTATTATTTgctattatttatataaataatattataatttataaataaagtaCACGATATACTCTgttcatatcaaaatatataagttaaattgaCTCTAAAATATAAGTTCAGggatataatcgaaataataaaaaatttaaatccacCCACTTTTAATTAAACAAGACATAGTTTTAATTATAGTTTAAATCCACTCACTTTTAATTTCAGCTGGGGATTTAACAAGCTTCCAAATGAATTGGCAGAAACCTCTTAGACCCACAGGTACATGCATCATTATTAAATGGTAAGGAAACCAAATTTTTATGTTGGCAGtaacataaaatttatctaacggaaataaattgagagaaaggtGGTGATTAGTATGCAACCTAATTACCATGACGTTTCCACGCGtgggtttttcttttctcttcggCCTTTCCACGCTTGACTTGTATGCAAACCaattaattaaggaaaatgctattagtAATTGTAAAACGTAATTAGTAATCATTAAATAGACAGAGATGGGGAGTTGCCCGCAGTCACAGCCATGCTACTCAAGCTTCTggtccttcttcttcccttgctCCCCCAATCTGCGACCGCCGATGACTCCCACTTCGCCTTCAACGGCTTCAAGCCGCCCAACCTGATCCTCGACGGCATAGCCACGTTCACTCCCGGCGGCCTCTTGGCCCTCACCAACTGCACCACACAGGTAAAAGGCCACGCCTTCTACCCGAGCCCCGTCCACTTCAAGAACTCGCCCGCCGGCCCGGCTCTCTCCTTCTCCACCACCTTCGTCTTCGGCATCGTTCCCGAGTTCCCCACTATCGGCGGCCATGGAATTGTCTTCGTCGTCGCTCCACAACGCGGGCTTCCCGGCGGCCGTCAGAGCCATTACCTAGGCCTATTCAATGAGCACAACGATGGCAAGGAGACCAATCGTGTTGTGGGGGTGGAGCTCGACACGATCTACGACAGCGATCTCAAAGATCTGAATGACAACCATGTCGGAATTGACATCAATGGACTGATTTCAGTCCAAACCCAGCCAGCGAGCTATTACGTCGAAAAAACCCACCGGTTTCAGAACCTGAGTCTGATCAGCGGCAAAGCGATGCAAGTCTGGGTGGAGTACGATGGCTCGGAGAAGAAAATGGCCGTCACAATCGCTCCGATCGGTGTTGAAAAGCCGTCAAAGCCTCTTCTGTCTTTGTCTCAAGACCTTTCTCCGATCATAAACCAGGCCATGTACGTCGGCTTCTCCTCCTCCACCGGCTCACTCGTCACATCCCACTATATTCTCGGCTGGAGTTTCAAGATCAACGGCGAGGCTGAACCGCTTGATCTTTCTGAGCTTCCGAAGCTACCACGAATGGCACCCAAGAAGACATCCAAGTTTTTGACAATTGGGTTGCCTCTGATTTCCTTGGCTTCGGCTATTTCCGGTCTGGTTTTCCTTCTGGAAAGGAGGAGAAAGTTCGCCGAAGTGGTGGAAGAATGGGAACGTGACTATGGCACTCATAGATTCAAGTTCAAAGACCTATACATCGCCACTAAAGGATTCAGAGATAAAGAGCTTCTCGGCAGTGGCGGATTTGGGAGGGTTTATAGAGGAGTATTACCAACTTCAAAGCTTGAGATTGCAGTGAAGAGAGTCTCCCATGAATCCCGGCAAGGAATGAGGGAATTTGTGGCCGAAATTGTCAGCCTCGGCCGGCTCCGACACCGGAACTTGGTCCCGCTCCTAGGCTACTGCCGGCGCAAAGTCGAGCTCCTTCTGGTCTATGATTACATGCCCAATGGAAGCCTTGACAAGTGTCTCTATGACCAACCAAAATTCACCCTCAATTGGCAGCAAAGATTTAAAGTCATCAGGGGTGTGGCGTCTGGGCTGGTTTATCTACACGAGGAATGGGAGCAAGTGGTGATCCACAAAGATATCAAGGCCAGTAATGTGTTACTAGACGGGGAATTGAACGGAAGATTGAGCGATTTTGGGCTTGCAAGATTATACGATCATGGAACTGGTCCCCAGACCACTAATATCGTCGGAACTATCGGGTATTGCTGAATTGTTAATCACCGCTTCATCTAAAGTCTTATACTTACACATTTACTTTGAATAGGTATATCGCGCCGGAGCACGCCAGAACCGGCAAGGCCTCGACAAGCACAGACGTGTACGCTTTTGGGGCGTTCTTGCTAGAGGTGGCGAGCGGGCGGCGCCCAATAGAGGCTAGCAGCATGGGGGGAGGTACGGTGCTGGTTGATTGGGTATTCTGTTTGTGGAGCAAAGGCGAGATTTTGAGGGCGATGGATGCCAATTTGGGAGGCGAGTATGTGGTTGAGCAAGCGGAGTTAGTACTGAAGTTGGGGTTGCTGTGCTCGCACAGTGAGCCGGCGATGAGGCCGACGATGCGACAGGTGGTGCAGTACTTAGAGGGAGATGTTGGACTGCCGGAGCTGGCGTCGATTGGCATCTCGACGACTGAGCTCACTTTCTCAAACCCAGAAGGATTCAGTGACTTCGCTTTGTCGTATCCGTCTTCCGTGGACAAAGGGTTTACACACTCGTCGTCTATTGCGGAATCGCTTCTCTCTGGTGGTAGGTGATGCCGCCATCGATCCATGGCTATTCCATGAATTGAAGTGAAAGCTTTTTGTCAGCTCTATCTCTATTGTTAATTCTCCGTTAACTATTGTCTTGTATTCCAATTGGTAGCTTCGTTCTCTTATATTACACTTAAAGACGaacaattatgagaaaaattatgtAATGGTGAGAGTAAGTTGGGATAAATAATGTTgttaatgttttttaaattttattctttataataaattagtttttaattttaatttttatattaattattaaatttttaatcttgTTACAATTTAgttcattattaaaaattttgttaaaaaattatggtGAGgcagatatataaaataaaaataaaaaatacagaaGTAATGAATTGAAATACCATTCTCTTTAGAgacattaattataatttagagacatttttttaaatacattataatttttttaaatacttttaattcaTTCTGAAATACTCAATTTTAAAGACATGAAAAAAATTCTGATATCCCATCCAAAAATCTTTAAAAgcccttaaaataaatttttaattcactacaaatcaaaatatgaatgtaaaaaaGTTTTTCGttttcattaaaataatataacgtgctttaaataaaaatttagtttgtaCTACGAGTTTGAAATgtttaataatatttgatattatatatatacatacatatatatatattgatgtggcaccaactgaaattactaaaatacccctacgcgctgatagtctcacctgtCATGCagatcacctgagagaccgacacgtggcaagtcaacactccggagcggagcccgggaaatccgggccgaaccgtaagacccgttccaacttgaccgagattctcgggggtcgtgcccgctcatTTCGGGTACCTCAAAAGGGGTTCGCCTATAAAAaacaaggactctcgccaggtatattcacgttctacagctctctcatttattACTACTTGCCTTTACTCTACTTATTTGAGCGTCGGaatccaccccgggggatccaagccccggctctccattgtcttgcaggttctacacccgaggtccgacatccccaaaTCCGAGGTACCGTTCCCGAGGTCCAGTTGCTGAGGTGGCACGTGATGGTCaatcccaaaaaccatcatcatatatatatgattctAACACGCTACACAAAAATATGCATGGCGTCTATAAAATGTGATATATCACAAAAATAGTGAATTTTTCGAAATTTACGCatcaaaaatttcttttctcttcgAACTACTTATTTAacctaaaatttttgaatatttcagagaGGTGAACTCAAGTTAAAAGATgagtattctaaaaataatataaaatataatatttatgtacaatttatatataaaagaaaaaaaatattttgacatattATGCGTTACATATCGAATCAGATGagttctttttaaaaatttctatattttctttttaatccctttttcttcaatttttcaaaaaaaattctgcTAAAATTAAAGAGATCGTTCTCTTTCCTTACCAAAATTTTactacatattttatatatatgtaaaattatatatatatatatagatggatAGATATTTGtgcaaaatattcaaaatgctAATTAAAGCGACAGCACGTCGGCAATTGGGTGGAAATTCAGGAGTCTTCCTTGGCGGCTGCCTGTgttggagaagatgaaagaaggCGACCTAGCTAGTTATCAATTCAAAGTACAATTAGTTTCGTAGATGTTTCAAAAGATCTgttacatctatatatatatactctcatTTTGAAGTTATGGCTTGTGGACCCTTAATTAGTTAAGTGTGCGAATGAAATCATGGCTTGTGAAAGAAGGCAACAGTTTTCTAAGCATCCAAACAGTTTTGACCGGTTGGTCTTTGTTAATGGGACAAACTGGATTATATTGACTTAATTGTGGCAATATCATACATGATCTGTTTAGTGCATGCTAGTTCGCCAACTTAGACCTTTCATATATCAACTGAATTTGCTacatattgtgtgtgtgtgtgtgtgtatttatatgttgAATATATTGGTTATAATTCCAGATTGTACGTTGTTATCTGTTTTGTATGTCTATTTTCAGTTCATGATGATGGTTGTTAGGTTTTGCTTTAATTACTTTGAGCATGGATCTTTCAACTCATCTTAATTCCTTCACTTATTATATATGGGTTTGGGTTTCTCCCATGTTTCATATATATGTACTGAAATTTGCTGATCAGTGAAAAAAATCCCATGCTGAAAATTGAATTCTGGTCTTTCAACTTAATCTTTATTTATGGTATCTTATAGCAATCAGTTGTTGGAATCCTAATTAAGTAGGTAATATATATGTGCTGATTACCATTGAAGAAAGAGGACCAGAAGTTGAGAACTTTGCTTAATACTTAAAGCATTCATCGTCAGTGTAATCTTACTAAGCCTGCTGAAGGTGCATGGTTGTATTCACCATCAATGTACGTAAGCATGCTCATGATGTGCTGATGATTACCCATCTGCTGATTTTGTTGTTGAATTTGCCCTCTGAAGGTTGTGAACTTTTCTGATTGTAGCTGGCTTTATAAAGCTCTTGTTTATGGAGACTAATCTTCATCCATTGTtactgcaatatatatatatatatatacataaatatgtatgtatgtatatatgggtAAATTTCATACATGTACTACGTGGTTTGATGCGTTTTCGAGTACATTTTCTGTACTTTAAAATTAACCCAAGAAGTACTCGTGATGTTCGAACAACTGATGAAATTTTGCGGGTCAATTCCATAGTGTtggctagagagagagagaccagaACGATTGGTTATCAATGCTTTTAGCAATTGGAATCTCGAAAGCCATATGGAGAAGTCAATTTCAATAGACTTTTAAGTTAGAGGTGAATCCAAAGAGAGATCGACTCCGCGAGAAGGAAAAGGTAAGGCCTTGTTTggggcagaagaagaagaagaagaatcaaccacaaatattcaattttCATCCTAAATCAAAAGAAGCCCTAACACTTAATTTCATCTTCTTCCCAAATTATAGAAATCCCTAACCTCAAATTCGatctatatgtatgtatgtatgtatgtatgtatgtatgtatgcataaatatatatctatacacacGCAGATATTAGACAATAATTCATCTTCAAAAATGGCATTCTTttgatcttcatcttcttctctttacATCCATCATTAGCCATCATCGACTAATGGGTCCATCAATTAGCAGCGATGATTTCAGCAATTAGAATCTCATCaatcatatattattttgttattttaacttaTAATAGACaatattaacatttaaaaattgagGGGGTGTgtgctaaaaaaatataaactttaaaatttaattttaaaatatgagaaatatcCTCAAAAATACCATAAATCACAAAGGGTCAACCCTATATGTATATACAACAGATGATTTTCTTCCTTCGCATAAAtctacacacacatacatatatatatatatataaaataattaatgtatCACTTATTTTAACAAAGAGTTTCTTAAATGTGCGATAAAAATTGATATTCGTGAGAATTATAATTCCATGAATTGGGAATTTTGCCCTAAGGATCAATAtaccattaatttttaaaaaatgagataaactATCTATGTTTATATTAAAGGTCTCAAGTGAAatttactttaaattaaataataggGTGTTACTCTaaaaatgattaagaaaaagaaaaaattaatttcggaGGTAGTTGAGGTGTGGAGCCAGGATGACGTGGCAGGAGAGTAAATGGAAGGGCGAACAGTGGAATATCCTCGTGTGCTCACGCAATTGGTTACTGCAGTCAAAAAGGCCAATAAAATGTCTAAATGAGCGAACACACGCTATACAATCTCCACACCAACGGCAGCATTAACCCCTTTTCATGAGGAACGTCTCCCCATGTTTATGTCACTCTCTCCACTCTCCAACCACCCATAACCCCCACCCACGGTGGCCACTCTCCTCTCCTCCTCCACCGCCACCCACaacctcctctctctctctctctctctctctctatctgtcaatctatatatatatatatatatataaacttatcaTGAATTGATGATCAGATGGAAGCTGTACAAGTTTTGTTTGGAAAACaagcaagagaaaataaatgtaCGTGTGTTTAAAATCCTTTCTCCAATGAACATGTAGCAAGTAGTCTACTATAGCACTCATATATACTCATGAAACGAAGTTTTGAAGTTGAGAGGTTTGAGGGAGAAGCAATGGATCATAGCTTGCTGTGTGATGAAGTTTGGCTTATGAGTGCTCCTAAGCCAGAGAGTCATGGCAGTATCAGTATTGCTCCATTCGACACGACTGAGGAAGATTACCATCAAGCTTTCGCTGCATGCCTGCAGAAAGAAGCAACTTTCTTGCCTCAATCTGGATACCAGCACCTTCTTCAATCTGCCTCTCACTTGAATTCTCTTCGACTCAAAGCAATGCAGTGGCTTGTAAAGGTAATTTTCTCCACGTACGTTATAAAACTGCTAGATAATTAATTTCATGCACGaatcaaaaaacaaattaacctctctctctctctctctctctgtctctctctctctggtagTGTAAAAGCCGGCTGAATCTTTCATGCCAAACTGTTTTCAAAGCTGCAA
This window harbors:
- the LOC127789740 gene encoding L-type lectin-domain containing receptor kinase IV.1-like codes for the protein MLLKLLVLLLPLLPQSATADDSHFAFNGFKPPNLILDGIATFTPGGLLALTNCTTQVKGHAFYPSPVHFKNSPAGPALSFSTTFVFGIVPEFPTIGGHGIVFVVAPQRGLPGGRQSHYLGLFNEHNDGKETNRVVGVELDTIYDSDLKDLNDNHVGIDINGLISVQTQPASYYVEKTHRFQNLSLISGKAMQVWVEYDGSEKKMAVTIAPIGVEKPSKPLLSLSQDLSPIINQAMYVGFSSSTGSLVTSHYILGWSFKINGEAEPLDLSELPKLPRMAPKKTSKFLTIGLPLISLASAISGLVFLLERRRKFAEVVEEWERDYGTHRFKFKDLYIATKGFRDKELLGSGGFGRVYRGVLPTSKLEIAVKRVSHESRQGMREFVAEIVSLGRLRHRNLVPLLGYCRRKVELLLVYDYMPNGSLDKCLYDQPKFTLNWQQRFKVIRGVASGLVYLHEEWEQVVIHKDIKASNVLLDGELNGRLSDFGLARLYDHGTGPQTTNIVGTIGYIAPEHARTGKASTSTDVYAFGAFLLEVASGRRPIEASSMGGGTVLVDWVFCLWSKGEILRAMDANLGGEYVVEQAELVLKLGLLCSHSEPAMRPTMRQVVQYLEGDVGLPELASIGISTTELTFSNPEGFSDFALSYPSSVDKGFTHSSSIAESLLSGGR